From Klebsiella electrica, the proteins below share one genomic window:
- a CDS encoding putative adenosine monophosphate-protein transferase Fic, translating to MSSKYGDERDPYLYPALDVMRNRLGIRQAQRLEQTVWEITSLRAATLPLGPRGRGLPYLCFIHHQLYQDIFDWAGQFRDVDIYQGDTPFCHFAWIEKEGNALMRALEEEDYLSGVSRATFVTRLSWYYGEINVLHPFRIGSGLVQRIFFEQLALHAGYVLDWRDIDPDSWSQTNQLGAMGDPEPLERIFRKVVSEA from the coding sequence ATGAGCAGTAAATATGGCGACGAGCGAGATCCTTACCTCTATCCTGCGCTCGATGTGATGCGTAACCGCCTCGGCATTCGCCAGGCGCAGCGTCTGGAGCAAACGGTCTGGGAAATCACCTCCCTGCGCGCGGCGACGCTGCCGCTGGGACCACGCGGCCGCGGACTACCCTACCTCTGTTTTATTCATCATCAGCTCTATCAGGATATCTTCGACTGGGCGGGGCAATTCAGAGACGTCGATATTTATCAGGGCGATACCCCATTCTGCCATTTTGCGTGGATCGAGAAAGAGGGCAATGCGCTGATGCGGGCGCTGGAGGAAGAGGACTATCTCAGCGGAGTCAGTCGCGCGACGTTCGTTACGCGTCTGAGCTGGTACTACGGGGAAATCAACGTCCTGCACCCGTTTCGCATCGGTAGCGGCCTGGTTCAGCGGATTTTCTTTGAGCAGTTGGCGCTTCACGCCGGCTATGTCCTCGACTGGCGGGATATTGACCCCGATAGCTGGAGCCAGACTAACCAGCTGGGGGCGATGGGCGATCCCGAACCCCTTGAGCGGATCTTTCG